The genomic segment TCGCCTGGGTGACGAGACGCCGGTCGAACTCCAGATTGAGCGGCTCGTCGGGAAGCTCCAGATCGATGGCGATATCGCTGGACGAGACGCGCTGGAGGATCGTCGCCTCCTTGACCACGGCGCCGAGGTCGCCCGGCTCGAGCAGCGCCTTCGGCATGCGCGCGAAGGACGAGAACTCGTCGATCATCCGGCCGATGTCGCCCACCTGCCGGATAATGGTGTCGGTGCATTGCTCGAAGACTTGCGTGTCGCTCTGGATCTCCTTGCCGTATTTCCGGCGCAGGCGCTCCGCGGAGAGCTGGATCGGGGTCAGCGGGTTCTTGATCTCGTGCGCGATGCGCCGGGCGATGTCCGCCCAGGCGGAATTGCGCTGTGCGGCAACGAGCTCGGTGATGTCGTCGAAGGTCACCACATAGCCGTGGACGTCCTCGCGGGCGCGTTCCGTCGTGGCGCGCACGACGAAATGGCGCTCCTGGCCGCCGACGCGCATGTCGACCTGCCCCTCCGCCGTGCCGGACCGTTTCGACAGAGCCTTGTCGAGCACCACGGCCATATCGGGCAACACGTCCTTGAGCGCCTTGTTGGCAAGCGCGCGGTCATCGAGGCTCAGAAGTGCCAGCGCGGAGCGGTTGACGAGGGTGATGCGCCCTTCCCTGTCGAGACCGATCACGCCTGCGCTGACGCCGGAAAGCACGGCTTCGGTGAACCGGCGGCGTTCGTCGAGCTGGACGTTGGCACTGATGAGCTCGTTGTGCTGGGAGGCGAGCTGGCTCGTCATGCGGTTGAAGGTGCGCCCGAGCGTTGCCAGATCGCCCTCGTCCTTGCGCACGGGCACCTTGACGTCGAGCTCGCCGAGCGACACCTGGCGCGCGGCGTCCACGAGCCGCATGATCGGCTGGACCAGCCTGTCGGCCACCCACAAGCCGAACCAGATGGCCGCCAGGAGGAAAATGAAGGCCACGCCCACATACATGAGGGCGAAGGTCACCTGGACGCCGTAGCGCTGGGTCTGCATGGCATCGTATTCGGCCTTGCCGGCCTCGGTGCGCTGCAGGTGTTCCACCACCTTCGGGTTCACGAGCCTGAGGACGTAGAGATAGGCGTTGTCGAAGGCCGACAGCTTCAGGATCGCGCGGATGACATTGTAGTCCTCGCCCGGTCCGATCACCACCAGCTCGCCCGTCTCCGCCTTCCGCAGGGCCTCCTCGGGCGGTGGCTGGAAGCTGATCTTGTCGTTGATGGTGACGCTCGCATCGACGCGGCGCTTGCTGGAATCGATGATATAGGCGGCCGCCAGCCCGCGCAGCGCCACATGGGTCGCGAGCCGCCGCGTGAACTTCTGGCGGTCGCTGTCGAAATCGGCGCGCTGCCGGTTGAGGTCGGCGGCAATCGAGGCGACATCGCCGCGGATCACCTCGCTGTGCTCGGTGACATAGGCCTGCGCGACCGTGACGGCGGTATCGACGATCTGGCGCGTGCGCTCGGAGAACCAGGTGTCGAGGCCGCGATTGAGGGTGACGGTCGCGAAGACGGCGACGACGAGGGCCGGCAGCGCGGCCACCACGCCGAACAGCGACACGATGCGGACATGGAGCCGCGCGCCCGCAATACCCTGCCGGCGCGCCTGCCAGAGCATGTAGACCTGCCAGGCGATCATGCCGGCCATGAACAGGACCAGCAGCAGGTTGACGCCGAGCAGCGCGACGATCATGTCGCGCGAGGGCTTGAGCGGGGTCAGCCCGGTGAGAATCGTATAGGTGACGAGCCCCATGAGAATCGACACGGCGACCACGGCGACGCCGAGCCATGTCGGCACCCGCCGCTCGTGCGGCAGGGGCTTCGCGCTGCCGCGCTGCGTGCCCACACCGCCCGCGGACATGCCCGCTGTGTCGAGACCCACACTCATTTCCTAAAAAACACCTTGAGTGATCTGCGTGTCCTAAAAGATGCGACGATGCCGGGCTGGCCCTGCCGGCCATGCCCCCCCGAAATCCGATATCGCCCATCCGGGTCGTACAGGCCCGCATTGGATTTCCAAGACTGGAGTTCCAAGCGTTGCCGGATCGACCCCCTCTCACACGACTCAACGCATTGTGCAGGGTCTGTTGCGCGTAATCAACACGCGATGTTGCAATTTTACGACGCCTGGTCCGCCGGCCGGCGCCAGGAGGAGATATTGCCGGCCCCGCGCATGGCGGCGATGCCGTGGTCGCGCATCTTCTTGCGCAGGGTGTTCCGGTTGATGCCGAGCAGGTCCGCGGCCTTGATCTGATTGCCGTTGGTGGCGGCGAGCGCCGCGGCGATGAGTGGCGCCTCGACCTCCGACAGGATCCGGTTATAGAGCCCCGGGGGCGGCAATCTGTCGCCGAACCCGCCGAAATAATCGGCGAGATAGTTCTCCACGAATGACGACAGGCTCACCTGATCGGCTTCCATGACGCCATTGCCGCCGCGATGGTCGGTATCGACGAGCTCCTGGTCGACGATGGCCGCCGTGATGGTCTCGTCGGCATAGATCGCGGCGAGGCGGCGGATCAGGTTCTCCAGCTCGCGGACATTGCCCGTCCAGCGATGACGCTTGAGGCGTTCCACCGCTTCCGGCTCGATCTGCTTGGCGGGCAGCCCTTCCTTCTCCGCCACGGAGAGGAAGTGGCGCACGAGGTCGGAAATGTCCTCCAGCCGCTCGCGCAGGGGCGGCAGGCGGATCGGCACGACGTTCAGTCGGAAATAGAGATCCTCGCGGAACATGCCCTGGGCGATCTGGTGGCGGAGATCGCGGTGAGTGGCGGCGATGATGCGCACATTGGCCTTGATCGGCGTCGAGCCGCCGATGGTCGTGAACTCGCCCTCCTGGAGGACGCGCAGAAGCCTTGTCTGGGCCTCCATGGGCATGTCGCCGATCTCGTCGAGGAACAGCGTGCCGCCCTGGGCCTGCTCGAACCGGCCAGCATAGCGCGTTGTGGCGCCGGTGAAGGCGCCCTTCTCGTGGCCGAAGAGCTCCGATTCGATGAGCTCCCGGGGGATCGCCGCCATGTTGAGCGCCACGAACGGCCCCTTGCGGCGGCGCCCGTAATCGTGGAGCGCGCGAGCCACGAGCTCCTTGCCGGTGCCCGACTCGCCCATGATCATCACGGTGAGGTCGGTCTGGGTCAGCCGCGCGATGATGCGGTAGATTTCCTGCATGGCCGGCGAATGGCCGATGACGGGCAGCGTTTCCGGCGTGCCCGCGCTGATCGCGTTGCGCGGCTTGCGCCTGGCCTGCTCCAGCGCGCGCCCGACCACATGGATGAGCTCGTTCAGGTCGAACGGCTTCGGCAGATATTCGTAGGCTCCGCGCTCCGCGGCGGTAATTGCCGTCATGATGGTGTTCTTGGCGCTCATCAGGACGACGGGCAGCTCGGGCCGCATCTTCTTCACGCGCGGCATGAGGTCGAAGGCCGTCTCGTCCGGCAGCACCACGTCGGAGATCACGAGATCCCCCTGCCCCTCCGAGATCCAGCGCCACAGCGTCGCCGCATTGCCGGTCGAGCGCACCGCATAGCCTGCGCGCGCAAGCGCCTGGTTCAGAACGGTGCGGATGGCCGTGTCGTCGTCGGCGATGAGTATCGTCTTATTGGCCGCCATGGTCCTGCTTGTCCTCTGCGGGCTGGTCCCTTTCGCCGGTGAACATCGGCATGAGCACGCGGAAGGTCGTGCGCCCGTTCTGGGAATCGCACTCGATGATGCCGCCATGGTCGCCGATGATCTTGGCGACCATGGCCAGCCCCAGCCCCTTGCCGGTGGCCTTCGTCGTCACGAACGGATCGAACAGGTGCGCCACGATATCCTCCGGGATCCCCGGTCCCGTATCGTGGACGCAGAATTCGAGCGGCAGCATGACGCGCTCGTCGGAGCCCGGAATGCTCAGCCGCACGCCCGGACGGAACGCCGTCGACAATGTGATCTCTCCATCTCCGCCTTCCGACAGAATGGCTTCCGCGGCATTTTTCACCAGATTCATGAAGACCTGGATGAGCTGGTCCCGGTTGCCGAGCACCGGCGGCAGAGACGGATCGTAGGCCTCCGAGATGGTGAGGTCCTTCGCAAAGCCGCTCTCCGCGACCGCCTTCACATGGTCGAGGACGGCATGGATGTTGACCGGCTTCGTCTCCGGCGGGCGCTCGTCGGAGAACACCTCCATCTGGTCCACGAGGGTGCAGATACGGTCCGTCTCCTCGCAGATGAGCCGCGTCAGGGTGCGATCCTCCTCCCCCACCGCGGTCTCCAGGAGCTGGGCCGCGCCGCGGATGCCCGACAGCGGGTTCTTGATCTCGTGGGCCAGCATGGCGGCCATGCCGGTCACCGACCGTGCCGCATTGCGGTGGGTGAGCTGACGGTCGATCTTGTGCGCCATGGACCGGAGCTGGAACACGATCACGATCGTCCCGTCCTGTTCCGACAGGGGGGTGACCTGAAGGTCGACCAGCCGCTCGCCGCCGGTGCGCGGCGTGCCGACATCGACGGCGTACTCGTTGACCGTCGCGCCGGTGTCGCGCACCTGCTGGACAAGCGTCAGCAGCGGGCTTGCGAAAGGCACCACATCGTCGATGCGATGGCGGCCGAGCACGGTCGCGCTCGTCTGGAAGAAGTTCTCCGCCGATACGTTGGCGAACACGATCCGGTTGCCGTCCGCCACAGTCAGCACGGGATCGGGCAGCGCATTGATCAGCGCGTCCGGATCCGCCCTCGCCAGCACGTCGGTGGTCGCCTTGTCGCCAGCCATCAGGCCGCCATCCTTTCATCGAGCGCGGCATCGAGCCCGTCGAGCATCTGCCAGATCGTCCGCGGCTCCTCCTCCCGGCACAGCCGGCTCCGCCAGGAGCGCGCCGTGCCGGCGTCCATGAGGCCGTCCTCCACGAAGCCGTCGAGATACCAGCCGAAATGCTTGCGCATGCAGCGCACGCCCTGCCAGAGCCCGTAATGGTCGAGCATGGCCGCGAAATGCCGCCGCACGATCGCCATGCGTTCGCCCGCATCGGGCAGCACGGGCGCCCCGCCCTCCTCGAGCGCGCGGGCCAACGCGCCGGGCAGCCACGGCTTGCCATAGGCGCCGCGCCCGATCATCGCGCCGTCGGCGCCGGACCGGGCGAGCATCTCGCGCACGCCGGCGAGCGAACGGGCGTCGCCATTGGCGATGACCGGAACGCCGACCGCCTCCTTCACCTCGCGGATGGCGTCCCAGTCGGCCCGGCCCTCGTAGAACTGGCAGCGCGTGCGGCCGTGGACGGTGACCATGCGGACGCCCGCGCCCTCCGCGCGCCGGGCGAGCTCCGGCGCATTGCGGCTCGCATCGTCCCAGCCGAGCCTCATCTTGAGCGTGACGGGTAGCACGGTCGCGCCGACCGTCGCCTCGATCAGCGTCAGCGCATGGTCCAGGTCGCGCATGAGGGCGGAGCCGGACAGCCCGCTCGTGACCTTGCGAGCCGGGCAGCCCATATTGATGTCGATAATGTCGGCGCCCAGATCGGCGGCCACGCGCGCCCCCTCGGCCATCCATCGGGCCTCACGCCCGGCGAGCTGGATCGCGAAGGGCTGGACCGCCCCCTTCCCCGTGGCGCGCAGAAGGGTTTCGGGATCGGCGCCGGCGAGCTGCTCGCTGGCCACCATCTCCGACACGACGAGCCCCGCGCCGAGCTCATGGGCGAGCACGCGGAACGGCTCGTCCGTGACGCCGGACATGGGCGCCAGGAAGACCCTGCTGTGAATGTCGAGCTTGTCTATCGTGATGCTCATAATTTGAGCAAATCTGCCATACGATTAAATCGTGGGCAGATAGTGCCCCAAACCGGGCAAGAGCGCAAGCGGCCTGTTTGTCTTGCCGCCCGGCACCGGCTGCTGATAAACCCCTTTCTCGACGATCATTCAAGGCTTGATGTCCATTCATGCTCACCGCAGCGCTCATTGTCGCGGCAGGCTCCGGCCAGCGCGCCGGCGGCGATCTCCCGAAACAGTACCGGACCGTCGGCGGGCGCACCGTGCTCGCCCGCACGGCGTCTGCCTTCCTCGACGCGCCGGATGTGGATCTCGTGCAGGTCGTGATCGGCGCGGGCCACGAGGATCTCTATGAGGACGCGACAGCGGGCTTCGCCCTGCCCGCCCCG from the Kaustia mangrovi genome contains:
- the dusB gene encoding tRNA dihydrouridine synthase DusB, translating into MSITIDKLDIHSRVFLAPMSGVTDEPFRVLAHELGAGLVVSEMVASEQLAGADPETLLRATGKGAVQPFAIQLAGREARWMAEGARVAADLGADIIDINMGCPARKVTSGLSGSALMRDLDHALTLIEATVGATVLPVTLKMRLGWDDASRNAPELARRAEGAGVRMVTVHGRTRCQFYEGRADWDAIREVKEAVGVPVIANGDARSLAGVREMLARSGADGAMIGRGAYGKPWLPGALARALEEGGAPVLPDAGERMAIVRRHFAAMLDHYGLWQGVRCMRKHFGWYLDGFVEDGLMDAGTARSWRSRLCREEEPRTIWQMLDGLDAALDERMAA
- the ntrC gene encoding nitrogen regulation protein NR(I) produces the protein MAANKTILIADDDTAIRTVLNQALARAGYAVRSTGNAATLWRWISEGQGDLVISDVVLPDETAFDLMPRVKKMRPELPVVLMSAKNTIMTAITAAERGAYEYLPKPFDLNELIHVVGRALEQARRKPRNAISAGTPETLPVIGHSPAMQEIYRIIARLTQTDLTVMIMGESGTGKELVARALHDYGRRRKGPFVALNMAAIPRELIESELFGHEKGAFTGATTRYAGRFEQAQGGTLFLDEIGDMPMEAQTRLLRVLQEGEFTTIGGSTPIKANVRIIAATHRDLRHQIAQGMFREDLYFRLNVVPIRLPPLRERLEDISDLVRHFLSVAEKEGLPAKQIEPEAVERLKRHRWTGNVRELENLIRRLAAIYADETITAAIVDQELVDTDHRGGNGVMEADQVSLSSFVENYLADYFGGFGDRLPPPGLYNRILSEVEAPLIAAALAATNGNQIKAADLLGINRNTLRKKMRDHGIAAMRGAGNISSWRRPADQAS
- a CDS encoding sensor histidine kinase NtrY-like, with the protein product MGLDTAGMSAGGVGTQRGSAKPLPHERRVPTWLGVAVVAVSILMGLVTYTILTGLTPLKPSRDMIVALLGVNLLLVLFMAGMIAWQVYMLWQARRQGIAGARLHVRIVSLFGVVAALPALVVAVFATVTLNRGLDTWFSERTRQIVDTAVTVAQAYVTEHSEVIRGDVASIAADLNRQRADFDSDRQKFTRRLATHVALRGLAAAYIIDSSKRRVDASVTINDKISFQPPPEEALRKAETGELVVIGPGEDYNVIRAILKLSAFDNAYLYVLRLVNPKVVEHLQRTEAGKAEYDAMQTQRYGVQVTFALMYVGVAFIFLLAAIWFGLWVADRLVQPIMRLVDAARQVSLGELDVKVPVRKDEGDLATLGRTFNRMTSQLASQHNELISANVQLDERRRFTEAVLSGVSAGVIGLDREGRITLVNRSALALLSLDDRALANKALKDVLPDMAVVLDKALSKRSGTAEGQVDMRVGGQERHFVVRATTERAREDVHGYVVTFDDITELVAAQRNSAWADIARRIAHEIKNPLTPIQLSAERLRRKYGKEIQSDTQVFEQCTDTIIRQVGDIGRMIDEFSSFARMPKALLEPGDLGAVVKEATILQRVSSSDIAIDLELPDEPLNLEFDRRLVTQAITNLVKNAREAVETHVQAEPEIEGRIVVSLYRDGEHAVIDVADNGIGLPDENRQRLLEPYMTTREKGTGLGLAIVARIMEEHGGTIVLHDAPEALGGALVRLVLPMAVGPRAEADTARPADEGDVGTDLRGADREPETTQGEGTEDGLGCSDR
- a CDS encoding two-component system sensor histidine kinase NtrB, with the translated sequence MAGDKATTDVLARADPDALINALPDPVLTVADGNRIVFANVSAENFFQTSATVLGRHRIDDVVPFASPLLTLVQQVRDTGATVNEYAVDVGTPRTGGERLVDLQVTPLSEQDGTIVIVFQLRSMAHKIDRQLTHRNAARSVTGMAAMLAHEIKNPLSGIRGAAQLLETAVGEEDRTLTRLICEETDRICTLVDQMEVFSDERPPETKPVNIHAVLDHVKAVAESGFAKDLTISEAYDPSLPPVLGNRDQLIQVFMNLVKNAAEAILSEGGDGEITLSTAFRPGVRLSIPGSDERVMLPLEFCVHDTGPGIPEDIVAHLFDPFVTTKATGKGLGLAMVAKIIGDHGGIIECDSQNGRTTFRVLMPMFTGERDQPAEDKQDHGGQ